A part of Fimbriiglobus ruber genomic DNA contains:
- a CDS encoding IS630 family transposase, with product MAITLPDARQLSDEVLDALRLRALRGCELGFTEADVADLLGVSRETVCRWWSAYAAGGVNALPGDRPGRPLGSGRLLSDDHAAVVQQLVRTTVPDDHGIAAPLWTRRAVRELIQQVCGVDLAIRTVGLYLQRWGFAPKRPARRSRDQDPDEVAEWLDEIYPAIAARAADEGAEIHWCDEVGVAADEVPARGYAPEGQPPILDVSGPHVRANQISTITNDGTIRFMTYTQTMTAALFLVFLDRLLRSTTGKLFLIVDRLSAHQTPAVLTWVEAHQDRIEVFLLPRYAPSGTRSST from the coding sequence ATGGCCATCACATTACCGGACGCCCGTCAGCTGTCGGATGAGGTCCTCGACGCCCTTCGCCTGCGGGCGCTGCGGGGGTGCGAGTTGGGATTCACGGAAGCCGACGTGGCCGACCTCCTGGGCGTCTCCCGGGAGACCGTCTGCCGGTGGTGGTCGGCGTATGCGGCGGGTGGGGTGAACGCCCTCCCCGGGGATCGCCCCGGCCGTCCACTCGGGTCCGGCCGCCTCCTGTCCGACGACCACGCCGCGGTCGTCCAACAACTCGTCCGGACGACGGTCCCGGACGACCACGGGATTGCGGCCCCGCTCTGGACCCGCCGGGCGGTCCGGGAGCTGATCCAACAGGTGTGCGGGGTCGACCTCGCAATCCGGACGGTCGGCCTGTACCTCCAGCGGTGGGGATTCGCACCGAAGCGGCCGGCCCGTCGGTCCCGGGACCAAGACCCGGACGAGGTGGCCGAGTGGTTAGACGAAATTTACCCGGCGATCGCCGCCCGGGCGGCCGACGAAGGAGCCGAGATCCACTGGTGCGACGAAGTCGGAGTGGCGGCCGACGAGGTCCCGGCCCGGGGGTATGCTCCGGAAGGCCAACCGCCCATCCTCGACGTCTCCGGCCCACACGTCCGGGCGAACCAGATCTCGACCATCACGAACGACGGGACCATCCGGTTCATGACGTACACCCAAACCATGACGGCCGCCCTGTTCCTGGTCTTCTTGGACCGACTCCTGCGAAGTACGACGGGGAAACTGTTCCTCATCGTCGACCGGTTGTCGGCCCACCAGACACCCGCCGTTCTCACCTGGGTGGAAGCCCACCAGGACCGGATCGAGGTCTTCCTGTTGCCCCGGTACGCCCCGAGCGGAACCCGGTCGAGTACCTAA
- the tnpA gene encoding IS200/IS605 family transposase — protein sequence MASTYLSLHYHLVFATKNREAVIAPEWRSRLHEYLGGIISGLGGFSQGVGGVADHVHLLVGLKATHCLADVLRELKKASSAWVHEQIGLRTFAWQVGYAAFTVSAPTRPAVQQYIANQEEHHRTRSSRDELLDMLAKAGIEYDHRYFE from the coding sequence ATGGCTTCCACCTATCTGAGCCTGCATTACCATTTGGTGTTTGCGACGAAGAATCGCGAAGCCGTCATCGCGCCGGAATGGCGTTCGCGACTGCACGAGTATCTGGGAGGGATCATCTCGGGCCTCGGCGGCTTTTCGCAGGGCGTCGGCGGCGTGGCCGATCATGTCCACCTTCTGGTCGGCCTGAAAGCGACTCACTGTCTGGCGGACGTCCTGCGTGAGTTGAAAAAGGCTTCCTCGGCATGGGTGCATGAGCAGATCGGCTTGCGAACCTTTGCCTGGCAAGTAGGCTATGCGGCATTCACCGTAAGCGCCCCCACGCGGCCGGCAGTTCAGCAGTACATCGCGAATCAAGAGGAACATCATCGTACGCGATCGTCGCGAGACGAACTACTCGACATGTTGGCCAAGGCCGGAATTGAATACGATCATCGGTATTTCGAGTAA
- a CDS encoding DUF1801 domain-containing protein, with protein MADKSPKKSAKVAKKADAKRDTAEPVLLAGGNPQIAKADGDAPVQAYIAAMPGWKQDVGRRLDALIVRTVPNVHKAVKWNTPFYGVEGQGWFLGFHCITKYIKVAFFRGTSLRPVPPGESKQKEVRYLHIHEGEQINEELVANWIRQASELPGWVP; from the coding sequence ATGGCCGACAAGTCGCCCAAGAAGTCGGCGAAAGTCGCAAAGAAGGCCGACGCCAAGCGGGACACCGCGGAGCCGGTCCTCCTCGCGGGCGGCAACCCCCAGATCGCGAAGGCCGACGGCGACGCCCCCGTGCAGGCCTACATTGCGGCCATGCCGGGCTGGAAACAGGACGTCGGCCGCCGCCTCGACGCGCTCATCGTGCGCACCGTGCCCAACGTACACAAGGCCGTGAAGTGGAACACGCCCTTCTATGGCGTCGAGGGCCAGGGCTGGTTTCTCGGCTTCCATTGCATCACGAAGTACATCAAGGTGGCGTTCTTCCGCGGCACGTCGCTTCGCCCGGTCCCGCCCGGCGAGTCCAAGCAGAAGGAAGTGCGCTACCTCCACATCCACGAGGGCGAACAAATCAACGAGGAACTCGTGGCGAATTGGATCCGGCAGGCTTCGGAGCTGCCCGGCTGGGTTCCCTAG
- a CDS encoding DUF1801 domain-containing protein, with protein sequence MKKTKGGSNEETGADSPSHLIDAKIKELSDWRGETLARLRTLIKQADPKVVEEVKWRKPSNPLGVPVWSHAGIICTGETYKNAVKMTFAKGASLEDPSGLFNSSLEGGTRRAIDFHEGDTIDEKALKALILAAVALNTSAEAAAPPARSQKKPKSA encoded by the coding sequence ATGAAGAAAACGAAGGGCGGCTCGAACGAAGAAACGGGAGCGGACTCTCCCTCTCATCTGATCGATGCGAAAATCAAGGAACTGAGTGATTGGCGGGGCGAGACGCTCGCCCGGCTCCGAACTCTCATCAAGCAGGCCGATCCCAAAGTGGTGGAAGAGGTGAAATGGAGAAAACCGTCGAATCCGCTGGGAGTTCCGGTGTGGTCGCACGCCGGAATCATCTGTACCGGTGAGACGTACAAGAACGCCGTGAAGATGACCTTCGCCAAGGGCGCCTCGTTGGAAGACCCGTCCGGACTCTTTAACTCCAGCCTCGAAGGTGGCACCAGGCGTGCCATCGATTTCCACGAAGGCGACACGATTGATGAAAAGGCGTTGAAGGCGCTCATTCTCGCCGCCGTAGCGCTGAACACGTCGGCAGAAGCTGCCGCGCCCCCCGCCCGCTCTCAAAAGAAGCCAAAGAGCGCTTGA
- a CDS encoding serine hydrolase domain-containing protein has translation MRSSLATIALGLVLFALPAPTFAADGDPPASPEVAAAMQPYMDQYKLAGVIGVVADRSGKVHYKNLLGYADVEAKKPISEDNVFWIASMSKMFAGASIMMLVDEGKVSLDDPVTKFIPQLGKWMVVEEKDPSHVLLKPPVRPVTIRHVLSHTSGLTGSSELQQVTGSDSTPLKARALSSVTGPLQWQPGDKYAYGNQGMNIAARVVEMVSGTPYETFLQKRFFDPLGMTETTFWPSEAQIARLAGAYGPNKGKTGYARGGIVYLTKPFSDREHRFPEAGGGLFSTTHDIFRYGLLLANDGELDGKRYLSHAAMDELRKEQTGKTRVNYSLGYHLRNGLFGHDGAYGTDLSVDPGTGMVAIFMVQCTGGDQWAARDLFLKTATKIFPK, from the coding sequence ATGAGAAGTTCACTCGCAACCATCGCGCTGGGCCTGGTGCTGTTCGCTTTGCCCGCACCCACCTTCGCCGCGGATGGTGATCCGCCGGCCAGCCCCGAAGTCGCGGCGGCCATGCAGCCGTACATGGACCAGTACAAACTCGCGGGCGTCATCGGCGTCGTCGCCGATCGGAGCGGGAAGGTCCACTACAAGAACCTGCTGGGCTACGCGGACGTCGAGGCGAAGAAGCCGATCAGTGAGGACAACGTCTTCTGGATCGCATCGATGTCGAAGATGTTCGCCGGGGCCTCCATCATGATGCTGGTGGACGAGGGGAAGGTCAGCCTGGACGACCCCGTGACCAAGTTCATCCCGCAGCTTGGCAAGTGGATGGTCGTCGAAGAAAAAGACCCGTCGCACGTCCTGCTGAAACCGCCGGTGCGCCCCGTCACGATCCGGCACGTCCTCAGTCACACCAGCGGCTTGACTGGTTCGTCCGAACTCCAGCAGGTCACAGGGTCGGACAGCACGCCACTGAAAGCCCGCGCACTGAGTTCGGTAACTGGCCCCCTCCAGTGGCAGCCCGGCGACAAGTACGCCTACGGCAATCAGGGCATGAACATCGCCGCCCGCGTCGTCGAGATGGTCAGCGGTACGCCGTACGAGACGTTCCTCCAAAAGCGATTCTTCGACCCGCTGGGGATGACGGAAACCACCTTTTGGCCGAGCGAAGCGCAAATCGCCCGGCTGGCCGGCGCGTACGGCCCGAACAAGGGAAAGACCGGCTACGCCCGCGGCGGAATCGTCTACCTGACCAAACCGTTCAGCGACCGGGAGCACCGCTTCCCCGAAGCCGGTGGCGGCCTGTTCTCCACCACGCACGACATCTTCCGCTACGGCCTCCTGCTGGCCAACGACGGCGAACTGGACGGCAAGCGCTACCTGTCGCACGCGGCGATGGACGAACTACGAAAGGAGCAGACCGGAAAGACCAGGGTCAATTACAGCTTGGGATATCACCTCCGCAACGGCCTGTTCGGCCACGACGGGGCCTACGGCACCGACTTGTCGGTCGATCCCGGGACGGGCATGGTGGCCATCTTCATGGTGCAATGCACCGGCGGCGATCAGTGGGCGGCCCGCGACCTGTTTCTCAAGACGGCCACGAAAATCTTCCCCAAATGA
- a CDS encoding DUF1559 domain-containing protein, with the protein MTRSISRTRYGFTLIELLVVIAIIAILIGLLLPAVQKVREAAARAKCSNNQKQIALGLHGYHDVNNAFPPGQYNVFYGETMPWDRGCWVQPVLPYIEQTALYQIYMASVATNGGWALLCPNKDTVIQSLICPSDPNSPKTQTVDTNTVNGVGGVVQGLHTNVVVCAGSTTYNNGQNLNGMFYVQSKTKMTDIIDGTSNTLMLSEILVVPDVGTNDLRGRYCNSWYGNSWFSTLYPPNTTVADTVGYEGISTVKAPSTSASNTTGAYLSARSMHTGGVNAGLGDGSVRFISNSVTATTYNYAGTRAGGEVLTNF; encoded by the coding sequence ATGACTCGCTCTATTTCCCGGACCCGTTATGGGTTCACACTCATCGAGCTGTTGGTGGTGATCGCGATCATCGCCATCCTCATCGGCCTGCTGTTACCGGCCGTCCAGAAAGTGCGGGAGGCCGCCGCCCGGGCCAAGTGCTCCAACAACCAGAAGCAGATCGCGCTCGGGCTTCACGGGTATCACGACGTCAACAACGCGTTCCCGCCCGGGCAGTACAACGTCTTTTACGGGGAGACGATGCCCTGGGACCGGGGGTGCTGGGTCCAGCCCGTTCTCCCGTACATCGAACAAACCGCCCTGTACCAGATCTACATGGCGTCGGTCGCGACGAACGGCGGGTGGGCGCTCCTCTGCCCGAACAAGGACACGGTCATCCAGTCGCTCATTTGTCCGTCCGACCCGAACAGCCCGAAGACCCAGACCGTGGACACCAACACGGTCAACGGCGTCGGCGGCGTCGTGCAGGGGCTGCACACCAACGTCGTCGTTTGTGCCGGGTCGACCACCTACAACAACGGGCAGAACCTGAACGGGATGTTTTACGTCCAGTCGAAAACCAAGATGACGGACATCATCGACGGGACGTCGAACACGCTCATGCTGTCGGAAATCCTCGTGGTCCCGGACGTCGGCACGAACGACCTGCGGGGCCGGTACTGCAACTCCTGGTATGGGAATAGTTGGTTCAGCACGCTGTACCCGCCGAACACGACCGTCGCGGACACCGTCGGGTACGAAGGGATTTCGACCGTGAAGGCCCCGTCGACGTCCGCGTCGAACACGACGGGGGCGTACCTGTCGGCCCGGAGCATGCACACCGGCGGGGTGAACGCCGGCCTCGGCGACGGCTCGGTCCGCTTCATCTCCAACAGCGTCACCGCGACGACCTACAACTACGCCGGCACCCGGGCGGGCGGCGAAGTCCTCACGAACTTCTAG
- a CDS encoding FKBP-type peptidyl-prolyl cis-trans isomerase has protein sequence MLSLMTIRLLLVMVAVVAVAATAAPLGAADDPKREVPKFPALDGAGWKKQDNGLQVWDVKEGTGDAAKAGAMVTIHYTGWLTNGKEFDSSHRRGEAATFPLGSLIKGWQLGIPGMKTGGVRRLMIPSDLGYGDRGAGADIPGKSTLVFEIELIRAWTLPPVDAKEWVEIKGGNGMKMWEVVEGKGDVCKPGATVKIHYTGWLLDGTIFDSSHKRGEAATFPLGNLIKGWQVGVPGMKPGGVRRLLIPHELAYGEFGRPPAIPAKATLLFEMELVGIER, from the coding sequence ATGCTCTCACTCATGACGATCCGCCTGTTGCTGGTCATGGTGGCTGTGGTGGCCGTCGCGGCGACCGCCGCCCCGCTGGGCGCGGCCGACGACCCGAAGCGCGAGGTTCCCAAGTTCCCCGCGCTGGACGGGGCCGGGTGGAAGAAGCAGGACAACGGCCTCCAGGTGTGGGACGTCAAGGAAGGGACCGGGGACGCCGCGAAGGCCGGCGCGATGGTGACCATCCACTACACCGGCTGGCTGACGAACGGCAAGGAGTTCGACAGCAGCCACCGGCGCGGCGAGGCCGCCACGTTCCCTCTCGGCAGCCTCATCAAGGGCTGGCAGCTCGGCATCCCCGGGATGAAGACGGGCGGCGTCCGCCGGCTGATGATCCCGTCCGACCTCGGGTACGGCGACCGCGGCGCCGGGGCGGACATCCCCGGGAAGTCCACCCTCGTGTTCGAGATCGAGCTGATCCGCGCGTGGACGCTCCCGCCCGTCGACGCCAAGGAATGGGTCGAGATCAAGGGGGGGAACGGGATGAAGATGTGGGAGGTGGTCGAGGGCAAGGGCGACGTGTGCAAGCCCGGGGCCACGGTCAAGATCCACTACACCGGCTGGCTCCTGGACGGCACCATCTTCGACAGCAGCCACAAGCGGGGCGAGGCGGCCACGTTCCCGCTGGGCAACCTCATCAAGGGGTGGCAGGTCGGCGTCCCCGGGATGAAGCCGGGCGGCGTTCGTAGACTGCTCATCCCGCACGAACTGGCCTACGGCGAGTTCGGCCGCCCGCCGGCCATTCCGGCCAAGGCGACCCTGCTGTTCGAGATGGAACTGGTCGGGATCGAGAGGTAA
- a CDS encoding FKBP-type peptidyl-prolyl cis-trans isomerase, whose translation MSDTLPSVDGPEWKAEKGLKIWDVKEGEGEPCKAGATVDIHYTGWLTNGKQFDSSRPTLKPTSTGPANFRLDGLVKGWQIGIPGMKPGGIRRLIIPSDLGYGPGGQPAAGIPGGASLVFEIKLFHAQ comes from the coding sequence ATGAGCGACACCTTGCCGTCGGTGGATGGGCCCGAGTGGAAAGCGGAAAAGGGGCTCAAGATTTGGGACGTAAAGGAAGGCGAGGGCGAACCGTGCAAGGCCGGTGCTACCGTCGACATCCATTACACTGGTTGGCTGACCAACGGTAAGCAGTTCGATAGCAGCCGTCCGACGCTGAAGCCCACCTCCACCGGGCCGGCCAATTTTCGCCTGGATGGTCTTGTGAAGGGCTGGCAGATCGGGATTCCGGGGATGAAACCGGGCGGCATCCGGCGCTTGATCATTCCTTCCGACCTCGGCTACGGGCCGGGAGGTCAACCTGCGGCAGGAATCCCCGGCGGCGCTTCTCTCGTGTTCGAGATTAAACTGTTCCACGCGCAGTAA
- a CDS encoding tetratricopeptide repeat protein, producing MFRPWIAVLALVVLPGFARADDTELEKAKAAFRKQDFAAARDHAAAAAKADPKSLDARLIQGGACGQLRDQQGAVDAYTAALALDPTNMTFRDRRGDAYLKLGRFKDAVADFDAVLEAKPELAPEHWRRGIALYYAGRYADGVKQFETHQTANPEDVENAAWHYLCNVKVVGKEKAQAKLIAVTRDRRVPMAEIQKMFAGKLQPADVLAAADKVPADTDAGTEARFYADLYVALYYAAEGDDKKVREYLTPAVEKYKIGHYMWDVANAHLALLKKKEK from the coding sequence ATGTTCCGCCCGTGGATCGCCGTACTCGCGCTGGTCGTGCTGCCCGGGTTCGCCCGGGCGGACGACACGGAACTCGAAAAGGCCAAGGCCGCGTTCCGGAAACAAGACTTCGCGGCCGCCCGGGATCACGCGGCCGCGGCGGCCAAGGCCGACCCGAAGAGCCTCGACGCCCGCCTGATCCAGGGAGGAGCGTGCGGTCAGCTCCGCGACCAGCAGGGCGCGGTCGACGCGTACACGGCCGCCCTCGCGCTCGACCCGACGAACATGACCTTCCGCGACCGCCGCGGCGACGCCTACCTCAAGCTCGGCCGGTTCAAGGACGCGGTGGCCGACTTCGACGCTGTGCTGGAGGCGAAGCCCGAGCTGGCCCCCGAACACTGGCGGCGGGGCATCGCGCTCTACTACGCCGGCCGGTACGCGGACGGGGTAAAGCAGTTCGAGACGCACCAGACGGCCAACCCCGAGGACGTCGAGAACGCCGCGTGGCACTACCTCTGCAACGTGAAGGTGGTCGGCAAAGAGAAAGCGCAGGCGAAGTTGATCGCCGTCACCCGGGACCGCCGGGTGCCGATGGCCGAGATCCAGAAGATGTTCGCCGGGAAACTCCAGCCGGCGGACGTCCTCGCCGCCGCCGACAAGGTCCCGGCCGACACCGACGCCGGGACCGAGGCGCGGTTCTACGCCGACCTGTACGTGGCCCTGTATTACGCGGCCGAGGGGGACGACAAGAAGGTCCGCGAGTACCTGACCCCGGCCGTCGAGAAGTACAAGATCGGCCACTACATGTGGGACGTGGCGAACGCCCACCTGGCGCTGCTCAAGAAGAAGGAAAAGTAA
- a CDS encoding 2OG-Fe(II) oxygenase — MRPKGEVIVPVALVDTKVRNAFELSPTQFTLTEPKWDETIAGVLRTVAGSLGLPADRLEAHLYKLLVYRKGGFFLPHRDSEKHDRMVASLIVALPSTFRGGSLIVRHHGASQKMDFQEAATGRGACFAAFYADCEHEVERVTDGFRLCLAYNLVLRVAKSDKKTAAPAPTTPVQELARSISAWVAAEKAEPLVFALDHHYTQHGLSPDLLKGDDRAAADLILPAAEEAGCLAYLCQVSRHTNQYADDGQWGRRRGYSDSVPRNLSVGEIYEDTLQGEEWVDAEGQKQAFPTINFDTRAIVASTPLDQWKPTREAYEGFTGNAGNTLDRWYHRSAVCVWHRDHHFDVIARGGHTFAVDLLQSMAGRLAKTPKKRLKEARRDCVRLARATINHWPKRYRHRHHSSKSGPDPTATFPKLLLAIDDLDTTQTFLKLVRDRDPNQELGALIVATCRKHGCAAVADELTAFFEPPRHEGQGKNFFPPQDELNSRDFVWLDRLAVTRFDDPTREAVVAKLARQAATRFQLPLEDRRYYHEDPTHADLTLAPLLRSLLVARDDQALQQVIAFVTGNPKRFPLEKVQVPSLDKVVPWYREENAAIHPQLETWLGSLRQELSAATAHEPEPPDSWARPAEVACTCAYCRQLNAFLADPHAPTGRIAAAESTRSHLLSGIQKHQSDVTSKLEKKGSPYALVFTKTNGSFERRMERYVADLKLLDTVNALLNPGEVRPAEGEPADGEPADGERPKKGKSGKATRPRRS, encoded by the coding sequence GTGCGGCCAAAGGGTGAAGTAATTGTTCCGGTCGCCCTCGTCGACACCAAGGTCCGCAACGCCTTTGAACTGTCCCCGACCCAGTTCACGCTGACAGAGCCGAAGTGGGACGAGACGATCGCCGGGGTTCTGCGAACCGTCGCAGGCTCGCTCGGGTTGCCCGCGGACCGGCTGGAAGCACACCTGTACAAGTTGCTGGTCTACCGCAAGGGCGGCTTCTTCCTGCCCCACCGCGACAGCGAAAAGCACGATCGAATGGTGGCCAGTTTGATCGTCGCTCTGCCTTCGACCTTCCGGGGCGGCAGCCTGATCGTGCGGCACCACGGGGCGTCTCAGAAAATGGACTTCCAGGAGGCGGCGACCGGGCGCGGGGCGTGCTTCGCGGCGTTTTATGCCGACTGCGAACACGAAGTCGAGAGGGTCACCGACGGCTTCCGGCTCTGTCTCGCGTACAACCTCGTGCTGCGGGTCGCAAAGAGCGACAAGAAGACGGCCGCCCCCGCCCCAACCACGCCGGTGCAAGAACTGGCGCGGTCGATTTCCGCGTGGGTCGCGGCCGAGAAGGCCGAGCCGCTGGTGTTCGCGCTCGACCACCACTACACCCAGCACGGCCTGTCGCCGGACCTGCTCAAGGGCGACGACCGGGCGGCGGCCGACCTGATCCTGCCCGCGGCCGAGGAGGCGGGCTGCCTCGCGTATTTGTGCCAGGTCTCGCGGCACACCAACCAGTACGCCGACGACGGCCAGTGGGGGCGACGCCGAGGCTATTCGGATTCCGTACCCAGGAACTTGAGCGTCGGCGAGATCTACGAAGACACCCTCCAGGGCGAGGAATGGGTCGACGCGGAGGGCCAGAAGCAGGCGTTCCCGACCATCAATTTCGACACCCGGGCCATCGTCGCGAGTACGCCCCTCGACCAGTGGAAGCCGACGCGGGAGGCGTACGAGGGTTTCACCGGCAACGCCGGGAACACGCTCGACCGCTGGTACCACCGGTCCGCCGTGTGCGTCTGGCACCGCGACCACCACTTCGATGTCATCGCGCGGGGCGGCCACACGTTCGCCGTCGATCTGCTGCAGTCGATGGCCGGCCGACTGGCGAAGACGCCGAAGAAGCGCCTAAAGGAAGCCCGCCGCGACTGCGTCCGGCTCGCCCGCGCCACCATCAACCATTGGCCGAAGAGGTACCGGCACCGGCATCACTCCTCGAAGTCCGGCCCCGACCCGACCGCCACGTTCCCCAAGCTACTCCTGGCGATCGACGACCTCGACACGACCCAGACGTTCCTGAAATTAGTGCGGGACCGCGACCCGAATCAGGAGTTGGGCGCCCTGATCGTCGCCACCTGTCGAAAGCACGGCTGCGCGGCGGTCGCCGACGAACTGACGGCGTTCTTCGAACCGCCCAGGCACGAGGGCCAAGGGAAGAATTTCTTCCCACCCCAGGACGAACTGAATTCGCGGGATTTCGTGTGGCTCGACCGCCTCGCGGTCACGCGGTTCGATGACCCCACGCGCGAAGCCGTTGTGGCAAAGTTAGCCCGGCAGGCGGCAACGCGGTTCCAGCTCCCTCTGGAAGACCGGCGCTACTACCACGAAGACCCGACGCACGCCGACCTTACGCTGGCGCCGTTGCTCCGGAGCCTGCTGGTCGCACGCGACGATCAGGCGTTGCAACAGGTGATCGCCTTCGTAACCGGCAACCCGAAGCGTTTTCCGCTCGAAAAAGTGCAAGTGCCCAGCCTGGACAAGGTCGTCCCCTGGTATCGCGAAGAGAACGCCGCGATTCATCCGCAGTTGGAGACCTGGCTCGGCTCATTGCGGCAGGAATTGTCGGCCGCGACGGCGCACGAACCGGAGCCGCCCGACAGTTGGGCACGCCCCGCGGAAGTCGCCTGTACGTGTGCGTACTGCCGGCAATTGAACGCGTTTCTGGCCGACCCGCACGCGCCCACCGGTCGGATCGCGGCCGCGGAATCGACCCGCTCGCACCTGCTCTCGGGAATTCAAAAGCACCAGTCCGACGTCACCTCTAAATTGGAAAAGAAGGGCAGTCCGTATGCCCTGGTCTTTACCAAGACGAACGGGTCGTTCGAGCGGCGTATGGAGCGATACGTAGCAGATCTCAAGCTGTTGGACACCGTGAACGCGCTTCTGAACCCGGGCGAGGTCCGCCCGGCCGAAGGAGAGCCGGCCGATGGAGAGCCGGCCGATGGAGAGCGGCCGAAGAAGGGCAAATCGGGCAAAGCCACCCGCCCCCGCCGCAGCTAA
- a CDS encoding WD40 repeat domain-containing protein, with protein sequence MIDGLRSRHPDPTSPFQSAGAASGRRRGRTIAVGVLLLLGFLSGGLVWWRVRPDPAEVRRFDGHDGPVLAVVFSADGRLGYSGGLDGTIREWDLETGRELRRFLAPTGPVSGLALSPAGDTLLSCSWDHSVRLWNVNTGQEIRRYDGHTDAVKGIAFLPDGRALVSVSWDRTVRLWDTDTGREIRRYDGHTDKVTKVVVSADGSRLLTCGHDRTIRLWETATGKELTQIVGHDDVVYSLAFLDGDRRILSGSRDETARLWDADTGAELRRYVGHDDSVNGIVVLPGDRRCITACLDHRVRMWDVASGRILKEFRGHVNWANTVALSPDGRRILSGSYDGTMRLWDVPGE encoded by the coding sequence GTGATAGACGGCCTCCGATCGCGACACCCCGACCCGACCAGCCCATTCCAGTCAGCTGGCGCAGCCTCCGGCCGCCGGCGCGGTCGAACCATCGCGGTCGGCGTCTTGCTGCTCCTCGGCTTCCTGAGCGGCGGCCTGGTCTGGTGGCGCGTCCGGCCCGACCCGGCCGAAGTCCGGCGGTTCGACGGGCACGACGGCCCGGTGCTGGCGGTGGTGTTCAGCGCGGACGGCCGCCTCGGGTACTCCGGCGGGTTGGACGGCACGATTCGCGAGTGGGATCTGGAAACCGGACGTGAACTCCGGCGGTTCCTCGCCCCCACCGGCCCGGTCAGTGGGCTGGCCCTCTCCCCGGCCGGCGACACGTTGCTTTCGTGCAGCTGGGACCACTCGGTCCGCCTCTGGAACGTGAACACGGGTCAAGAAATCCGGCGGTACGACGGGCACACGGACGCGGTCAAGGGAATTGCGTTCCTCCCGGACGGCCGGGCCCTGGTCTCGGTTTCGTGGGACCGGACCGTGCGCTTGTGGGACACCGACACGGGCCGCGAGATTCGTCGATACGACGGGCACACGGACAAGGTGACGAAGGTGGTCGTCTCGGCCGACGGCAGCCGTCTCCTGACGTGCGGACACGACCGGACCATCCGGCTCTGGGAGACGGCCACGGGCAAGGAACTCACGCAGATCGTGGGCCACGACGACGTGGTCTATAGCCTCGCGTTTCTCGACGGCGACCGCCGCATCCTCTCCGGCAGCCGGGACGAGACCGCCCGCCTGTGGGATGCGGACACCGGCGCGGAACTGCGGCGGTATGTTGGGCACGACGATTCGGTCAACGGGATCGTCGTCCTCCCCGGCGACCGTCGGTGCATCACGGCCTGCCTGGACCACCGCGTCCGGATGTGGGACGTGGCCAGCGGCCGGATACTGAAAGAGTTCCGCGGCCACGTCAATTGGGCGAACACGGTCGCGCTGTCGCCCGACGGCCGCCGCATTCTCTCGGGCAGCTACGACGGCACCATGCGCCTGTGGGACGTGCCGGGGGAGTGA
- the ribH gene encoding 6,7-dimethyl-8-ribityllumazine synthase, with product MAARFNGLVVDQLAAGAVDALHRHGVGDDRIDVVRVPGAYEIPLVARRLGKSGKYAAVLCLGCVIRGDTDHYDYVAGAAANGIAGAAHEADVPVIFGVLTCDTLEQALQRAGAKAGNKGFEAAVAAIEMVNLLAKLL from the coding sequence GTGGCGGCCCGGTTCAACGGGCTCGTCGTCGACCAACTCGCGGCCGGCGCGGTCGACGCCTTGCACCGGCACGGGGTCGGCGACGACCGGATCGATGTTGTCCGCGTGCCCGGAGCCTACGAGATTCCGCTCGTCGCCCGGCGGCTCGGGAAGTCCGGGAAGTACGCGGCCGTCCTCTGCCTGGGCTGCGTCATCCGCGGCGATACGGACCATTACGACTATGTCGCCGGGGCGGCCGCCAACGGCATCGCCGGGGCCGCCCACGAGGCGGACGTCCCCGTGATCTTCGGCGTCCTCACCTGCGACACCCTCGAACAAGCCCTCCAGCGGGCGGGCGCGAAGGCCGGGAACAAGGGGTTTGAGGCGGCCGTCGCGGCGATCGAGATGGTTAATCTTTTGGCGAAGCTGTTGTAG